One Carettochelys insculpta isolate YL-2023 chromosome 1, ASM3395843v1, whole genome shotgun sequence genomic window, CATCAATAGGTCTAGTTACATAGCCATCTAGGCCTCATTGTACACTAGTGCATACAGAAGTAGAAGGGTCACTGTCCTGAAGGGCAGCATATTTGGGGATAGAGAGCAGGAGTCCAAGCCACCAGTTACTTCCTATATTTATCCCATCACCTGGGCCAGAGGCTACTAGTAGTTCAGCTTCAGGAAGTAAGAGTCCTTACCAGTCCCATAGCTTGATGAAGCTGGGATAGAGCCTCACTGATGCTTTGACTGGTATGTCTCATCTTGTCTAGGGAATAGCGGTAGGCATGTTGGCGGAGTTTGGTTGACAGGGAACCCAAACGCACAAAGTAGCTGCGATGCTCTTGTGCCGAGGGTGCTTCAGTCCCTTCCACAGATTCAGCAAGTTTAGCTAGCAGGGAAGAAAATGAGCGTCAGCCTTCCTAAGATTGGGAAATGAGTACAAGCTATAAATGGAACTGCCCAATGCTACCCTGAACTCTTATAAGGCACTTCCTAACAACTGTCAGAATTGCCATAGAAGTAACCACAGCCTTCAAAAgcaaagcagttcagtagcactttaaagtggaACAAGataatttttaggtgatgagcttgtggtacagacccacttctggcatggctatgatctgaacagAACTAACCCTAGGAAAGTCCTATTTATTAGGTTCAGTTACAACCTAAGCCTGTTTTTGCAGGCATGGATCAAAGAATAGTCCTTGAGATCAACTTCATGCCTATAGTTCCTTCCAGTACCACCAGCCCAGCTTGATGCTTAGTCATTTCAATTCACTACATGCCCACCAACTCAAAGCTGAGGTGTAAGAGTAAGGTATGAAAATTCAGCAGCACTAGCATGTCACTCATTGCAAGAGTGAGAAGCTGTGAAAGATGTTTGGCCCAAAGAGAAGGCTATCCTGCTCTTGTGTTCTGACCTAGTTCCTCCTCCGTCATGGGAAGGTAGTGATCCAAGAGCTCTTCtgacttccccagcactgcttccaTTCCGCTCATGGCCAGTTGGCCCATTCTGGATTCTGCTACTGTGCTCATGCTGTCCATCACTGCTGACTTGGTGGCCTTCATCCCATCCTGCACAGCCTCCTTCGTCATGTCTACCACTCTGCTCATGGCCTCCTTGACATCTGACAGTTGTGAGGATGCCAACTCCTGTGTGTCAGGCACAGCCTGGGGGTAGAAAAAACCCAAGCAAGTCATTACTGATCAGGAATTCAGGGCAAACAGCTACATTGACCCAGGGATTCAAGTGAGTGTGGAGGCTACCACATCCTCAGCCCACTGGGTCATAAACCATCAGGGAGGAGATTTGTAGGTCACTATCAAACTTTAGCATAACTGCAGTCTAAGTACCAACTCCCTCCTCTTGATCATTTTGATGTGGAGTATTCCTCTGGAGGAGGCAACATCCCTTTATTGCTTTTAGAAACACTAGGTATGTCATTGTGGGATGAGTTTTACCTTCTCTGCCATTTGCTGAAGGGTTGGCATAGTCACCTCCACTTTGTCTGGTACTTCTGAAGCAGACTCACTCCCTGTGGAGAGACCCAGTGTTTTAGTCTGTTAATTTTGCTACTGCAATAAGCAGAAGCCCTGGCTTACAGCTGTAATGCGACACCCTTCAGGAGGTTCAGGCAGCAATAGTTTGCATTAGGAGGTGCCGCACTCTGCTGCTTGCATTCAATCTAGGGGTATTTAGCATCTTTCCCTTTACCATGTATGGCAATTCTGTTTCCTGCAACTTGAGGTCTTTTTGCAATGGTGACACTCCTGTTATCATCCCCCACTTTAGTTCAGCATTTCCTCCCACTCAGTAATCTTATGAAGATGGCTATGACTAGCCTCAGAACATGTTTTCCCTCACTATCTAGGTAGTTATTAATTGCTTCTCGTCCAGAGACGCTAGGCATTAATTCCCAGGTTGCCTATTCAAAGCAAGAGGTGTGTGTTGTGGATATAGTTGTGCTGGGCTAGGTGCAAGGGTCTCTCACTCAATACTCACAGCATTGAAGCTTTCAGACCAGATACTTAACTGATACTTTGGTGCATTCCAGACAGCTGTAAATCACTGCAACAGGTGCTGAGTGCAATGATGCAAATCAAGGGCTGGCATTGCTGGTCACAGACATGAGCTCAGAAGTGATTAGTGATTTTTAATAGTTTGACAGATCTGCTAAAGCAACACTGCAGTCCTAACAGTATTCAAGATACAAGGTAGGCAAGGAATCTACTTAACTGCAGTTCATGAAAATCCTTGTTCAAGCTTCTCTAGTTGCAGACTGAAAAGCTCTCATTTTGCAGATAGAGCCCTTTCAAAGGGTGTTCATGAACTGGGATTAGAGCTCAGCTACCTACTACCTCCCTGCTATAGTGAAGGGGAGTACAGGCTCAACATCAGTCAGTGTAAACACATCTTGTTATTTTCTAAGAGCAGATGGATGTTTACATACCTAGACTGACTAACTGTTTCTACAGTCCCAGCACCCCTACTTTTGCCAGTGTTAGAGTCTTGAGATCAGCATGGAAACAACTTGCCAGTAGGGTGTCACACTTTACTCACCCTCAGGTTCAAGGATAGGTGGAACCAACTCTGGGCTGCTGAGTGCCACATTGGTTATGGATGTCactcccttctctgccaggtcacATAGAGACTTTACATAAGGATGGCTCTCCTTGGTGGAGCTATAAGCAGTGGCAGCCAAGTCACAGGTAACATTAACTAGGGATAGGCTGGCCACCCTCTCCAAGACATTCTAGTGAGAAAAAAAGGTAGCAGTCAAGAAAACAAGTAGTCGGTTTGGGAGAGATAAGCCATTGTTTTTCAATGGGTTATGCTCTCTAATGCATCCACCCCCAAAGAAATGCGTAATGGTATGAGAGTCTGAACAGCCTACCAGTTTCTGGCATAAGACTGCCTTAACTGGATCAGAAGTCTCACTGAGTAAGAACTATTGTGTTAAACCCACTACCAAAAGACAGGCATCTTTTGTCCTCACTGCTTGAGCCAGCGATACTTGAGGCAATACTTACCTGTTGCTCTTCCTGCCCAGGCTCTGGGGATGTCATATTTGGGTCTTTTCCATTAGAAGCCATTTTAGAATCAGATACACCTGGAAGAAAGCAAGTAGTTTAAGTTATAGCTTCCCCCCCATGAAGGGTATAGCAAGCAAGAGATGAAGAAAGTAGTCAGCTACTTTGAGAGCAATACACaagagcagccccagcagcagatcAACAAGGATCAAGTACAGTTGAATATTACTTTACTTACTAAAGAGCAAGTGGTcacagccttaaaaaaaaaaaaaaagcacacagttGCTTGAGATGAGAAAAACAGAAGGCACCAAAACCACAGGATCACTAATGGAATTAGAAAAATAGAACTTCAGACTGTAAGTGTGTATTTACTATTGAAGAGTATTTAATAGTTCTTGAAGAAGAAACAACAGAAACTTAACATAATCCCCTCTTTCATCTCAGCAGAAGGATGGCTTAAGGTCAGTGAGCATAAAGAGCCCTAAACTGCTTCCTTCATCTAGCCTAGCCACAGCTTCTTAGCACTATAAATACAGAACATAGTCACACATCCAAACATTTTTAACAGCATAGTCACAGAACCttgactgaggaaaaaaaatgattaaaaccCCCCCCATGAGCAGCAAGTCCTACTAAGCACTAAACCATTCCACTGACCTTTCTCAGCTCTCCAAACCCAGCCTTCCTCAGCTCACCACTCAGTCAGGTTTTGTACTCTCCTGGTGATATCATTGTGCAAGCAGGTGTGAAGTACTCAGGACTGACAGTTCAGGGAGCCAATGAAAAGAAGCCTTCTGCTTCCCTGACCAATAAGAGAATACAAATCATTGGCATCTGCAAAGTTTAGGAGTGAGTTCCTATCCATAGGTGATTCCAATTAATCTCACTGGGTCTTTGGTTGTCATCCAGCAGAACTCACTTTGATTCCAGTGCCTGTCTTCAAACATTTGCTAGTTGGGATTGATATAATGTTCAAAAGCATCTGTGTGACTTGAATTGACTTTCATTGCCATTTCCaaacagaaaagggagagaagacaggaaaataatgcaaaattttaaaagcatcaatccaaaaataaaccaaataggaaaacCATCTCTGGTGACAAGTGAGACTGCTTTCCCTGCACATTGACCATAGTTTCAAAGTAAGAAATAGCAGCTGGAGCAAAGAGTGGCATTCTAAAGAAAATTAGTTTTGTCCAGTGATTAGACACTAGTCTAGGATTTGAGTGGAGGTCAATTCTATCCTCTACCACAGACCTcctgtgtgagggtgggaaatCACTCAGTCTCTCAGcgcctcagttccccctctgtACAGTGGGGATAAGAGGATTTCTGTACATCATAGAAGGTTGGTGAGGTGCTCTGATCAGCGCTGTTTAAATACATTATAGATAATGAAGCattttgttgggggggggggagtgctggCTCTGTGCCGGGCCCTGCCCACAATCCAAGTGCTGCCAGTGTGAGATGCTACTTATACGCAGACTGTGCTGGTGTTCAGAAGAGGTGCACACTTGCTCAGCTGGGTTCTTTGGACTTAGGGCTGTCTCAGGAAGACTCAGCTATGCCCCTGGGCATCACCAGAGTAAGACAGAAGCATTATAGCCACATGCCTGTAGTTCAATCATGTGATTAGGTTACTGTCAggtgtcatttaaaaataagcatttcTAGCCCACTGGGCTGCTGCGAAAAGCTCAAAAATATCCAGTGAACACAAGGGATATGGTGATGTCCGCCTGTGCCAGCACCCGGCCCAGAGGGTGAAGCAGCATCCATGCAGAAGTAACTGTTTAAGCCCCACCAGGCCCTTGATGGTCCTTGTgtgtgcccacccccacaccccttcaCTTCAATAAGAGAAATGGCTAGCTGGCCTCTGTGGGGTTGATGGCATCTGGCCTTTAGCCTCAAGGGCCAGGGAGTCTGACTAGTTCCCTAATGACATCCATTATCTCCCCAAAAATGAGATGCCACTCCCAATAGATTATGCAAGTTTGCAATCCTCCCTCTCCTTGTTACTTACTTGGACAAACATTGAAATAGTTTAAAAACCTAAACATGTCTATTTCCATCACTGGTCATTGGTGTTACCCCACTTAgatgaaggccatgtctacatgtgccccaaacttcgaaatggccacgcaaatggccatttcgaagtttactaaggaagcgctgaaatgcatattcagcgcttcattagcatgcgggcggccgcagcactttgaaattgacgcgcctcgcagccGCGCATCTCgaccagacggggctccttttcgaaaggacgccgcctacttcgaagtccccttattcccatcagctcatgggaataagaggactttgaagtaggcggggtcctttcgaaaaggaaccccgtcgggatgagccgcacggcggcgaggcgcgtcaattttgaagtgctgcggccgcccgcatgctaatgaagcgctgaatatgcatttcagcgcttccttagtaaacttcgaaatggccatttgcgtggccattttgaagtttggggcacgcaTAGACGTAGTCGAAAAGAGCAACTCACACCTCTCCGAGCTCCTGTCTGGCTCTCTGCAGAGGCAGGCAACTGCCTAtgtgtttgtttttatgtttCCAAGGTTTTTTCTCATGTCACATTTTTTCTGGTGTCACATTATGCTGATGGAGATTAGCTCCGTTAGCACTTGAGGACCAGCCGCTCCTGAGAATgcaaaaaatcacagaaatttATGTTTGGAGGGGACAACTAATGCAGGCTGCCTGGCTGAAGGTCTTCCCAGAATGAGTCCTACTAGCTGTCTTTTGTTATATAATTTACAAGGTACAAATaactgaatttgatttttttttttttactgttcatTCTAAAGACACTGAATGAACCTGCCTTTCTCAAATGCTCTTTCTGACTGCATTTTCTAATGCTTAAGGGAAGGGCATCTCCTcaccatttaaaattatttgtccTCAATACAGATAGCTATCAAGGAAATGGTAAATGTTTATTAAAAGAGCATTACTGCAGGAAGATACAAGTTCCCATTGAATTTCACCTCATTCACTTgcagcattttttttgttttatgtttttgaaGAAGTGTGAGGTTCTGGTCTGGTTAGTTGGGACAGCAAAGTCATCACTGAGAGACAGCTGAAATTCTTTAGCTTAATTTTGGTGTCCTGCCTTGTCATTTCATGTTAGTGCTATCACCTTCCTTATGTACACGCACCCCAAATAGGCAACCAGATTGCTATTCTGAGATGCTGCCCCTTTCCCACTTGACACTTCATGAAACACTAATTTTGCATGTAGTTAAAAACTGAGCAAGAACATTTAAGGGgctgaaatgaaaagtaaaattaaccaatcagtttcAATCAAAACTGATGGTTTTcctttatcaaaataaaataagcGGGAAAGATGTTTGCAGTCAAAGCAAACATTTCTTTTGCTCATACTGgttatttttcaatattttattttatgtagcTCTTtgaatgctttttatttttccctccctCTATTGTTATATCTAGCTAATTTGAGGAGACATTTCAAAATGAAGTCATTCATTTGAAACCGCATGGTTTACAGTAACTTGCAAATAGTTTCTATGTACTACAGGCATTTTGGATTAATTAAACCCCCCCCAGCTCTGTTGAGAATTCTTTATGCTTTGTAAAACTGAGCCTATTACCTGTGCTAAAGTAACCTAGGTTAATACAGTCTACCTGGATTCACTACCATTCAGAGGCAGCAACATTTTATCCCCACTCTGCACAGAGGGAAAGGACTACCCAAGATGCAAAGCACTGGAAAAACAGGCCAATATCATATGTGTTCTAAGAGGATTAGccatgaagtgggttttacccacaaaagcgtATGCCTTAATAAGTCCATTAGGGTCTAAGGTTTGTATAAATCAGTTTTTAGTGAGGATTAAATACTTTTGTGGTCTGTCCACTCTCTGCCCTTCTATAACATGGAAGGCAAGAGCAGTCCTTCCAGACCCTTGTATCCCATCAGCTACATTACTCCTTACTGCCCTGGGCAGCACAGTCACAAAGTTGCTCTTCATGAGCAGAGACCAAGACACAAAGATCAAAGTTTTGTTTAAGCAACAGGGCACAGCTTCATAGTCCTACAGATAAGTTGCTCCACCAGGAAGTCCTGACCTGTAACAGCTTTCAAACTTATGGTCCACATAGCACCACTTGTTCCTTCTTATCTatactctgcttttttttttttttttgtggggggggggtgcctttATCTTCTGCCTCTTAATACAGTGAAGGATCCCACAAATTGAGAGCAACGTAATATACCACATCCTTCTTCCCCCATGGTCTGTTTAAGCCCTACCCTTCCTCCATAGCCCTGCACATGGCCTCATTCAGCCCCAGTTTCTGCAGCATTTGCTCTTCCCCACCTGCACATGGGGCTAGGGTCAGGAAGACAACAGAACTCCAGCTGAAGCAAGACGGGACCAG contains:
- the LOC142015718 gene encoding perilipin-3-like, giving the protein MASNGKDPNMTSPEPGQEEQQNVLERVASLSLVNVTCDLAATAYSSTKESHPYVKSLCDLAEKGVTSITNVALSSPELVPPILEPEVSTGSESASEVPDKVEVTMPTLQQMAEKAVPDTQELASSQLSDVKEAMSRVVDMTKEAVQDGMKATKSAVMDSMSTVAESRMGQLAMSGMEAVLGKSEELLDHYLPMTEEELAKLAESVEGTEAPSAQEHRSYFVRLGSLSTKLRQHAYRYSLDKMRHTSQSISEALSQLHQAMGLIEHIKRGMKLQDVQEKFYQMWLNWNRKQPKETEITGLADTEMESETLAMSRSILQQLQDACLMLVSSIQGLPSSFQDKDLSSSLLTQSQEMVRKAQEYMDELMAYMMQNTPLSWIVGPFIPSGKVPANSIEPQNQENEAKETGCNSLQLQGSLT